The DNA region CTGGGGAGTACCGCCGTAGTCAAGGACCTGGAGGTGGCCCGCCGCCTGCATACCACTGCCGCCGCACATGGCTGCGACTTGGTGACCCTGAGCGGCGAGCGCCTCACTGCTGCCGGGCTCGTTCGTGGCGGACAGGTCGTGCGCCAGGAGGTCAGCCTCATCGGCCGCCGCCAACAGCTGGAGCAGGCCACGGCGGCCATGAATGCCCTGGCCAGCAAAATGGAAGGACTGCGCCAGCAGGCCGAACGCCAGGCCTCCGAGATGGCAACCCTCAGCCGCCAGGAAGACGAGCTCCGGGCCGCGCTCCAGTCCCGCGAGGCCGACATAGCGACCTATCGGCTGCGGGTGGGACAGCTCGAAGAGCGCGCTCGGAACCTGGGCGAGCGCCAGCGGACCATCGCAACCGAGGAAGAGCAGCTGCGCGCCAGAAGCCGCCAGGTGGAACAGGAACTTGCCCGTCAGCAAGCGGCGCTTGCTCAGCTCAGCACCCAGGGCCAGGCCCTCACTGCCCAGGCCGAACACCTGCGTGAGCAACTGCGCGAGGTCGAGTCTACGGCGTCTGAGCTGGCCACTGAGGCGGAGCGGCTGCACATCGCCCTGGTCAGCCAGCGCCGCGACCTGGACGAGGTGGTGGCGGAGCTCTCTCGCACCGAGGCGCACATCGCCGAGACCCAGCAGGCTATCGCCACCCGCGCGGACGAGGCTCGCCAGGCAAAACAGCAAGCTGCCGCCCTCAGCGAGCGCATCACCCAACTGAAGCACGAACTCCAGGAGAGCTTTGCCAAGCGCGACCAGCTGGAACACCAGGTCCTGGAGCTCGAGGAACGCTACCGCAGCTACAAGCAGCAGATCGACGAGCAGGAACGCGCCTGCCGCGACGTGCGCATCCAACGGGAACGCCTCGCCGAGGCTGTCCATCAGCTGGAACTCCAGGTCACCGAACTGCAGCTCAAGATCAACAACCTCAAGGAACGAGCCCGCGTTGAGTTCGAAGTCGAACTGTCCGCTCAAGACATCGAGGACCTTGACGTGGCGACCGTGGAGCAGGAAATCTCCACGCTGCGCCAGAAGCTCAAGCTGCTGGGTCCGGTGAACCTCCTTGCCCTGCGCGAGTACGAGCAAGAGAAGGCAAGGCTTGACCTCCTGCTCAGCCAGCGCAAAGACCTGCTCGATGCGCGGGCCAACCTGGAGGAGACCATCCGCCGCATTAATCAGACGGCACGGGAAAAGTTTGCGGAGGTCTTCCAGACGGTCCACCAGAATTTCAAGCAGGTCTTTGCGGAGTTCTTCGCCGGGGGCACTGCCGAGGTGCGCCTGGAAGAAGGGGACGACCCCTTGGAGGCCGAAATCAAGATTGTCGCCAGCCCCAAGGGCAAGCGCATGGAGTCGCTCTCGTTGCTCTCCGGCGGCGAAAAGGCCCTCACCGCCATCTCGCTCCTCTTTGCCATCTACCTGGTCAAGCCCAGTCCCTTCTGCATTCTCGACGAGGTGGATGCCCCCCTGGATGACGTCAACGTGCACCGCTTTGTGCAGGCGCTGCGCAAGTTTACCAGCAACACGCAGTTCATCACCGTGACGCACAACAAAATCACCATGAAGGCGGCCGATTACCTTTACGGAGTCACCATGAGCGAGGATCACATTTCCCGGTTGGTATCGGTGAGGTTCGGGGAACAGGAGACTGCCCCTGAAGCGAGGAATGCGGCCGCGGCAGAAAGTTAGCATGGAGCAAGTCATGAACTCATCAGCAATTCGGGCGTTGGCTCTGGCGGCCCTCGCCCTGCTTCCCCTCTCCACCAACCAGGCCAGCGGGGCTGTTGCCGATTCGGTGCGCGCTCCTCTACAATTCACCGTGGACTTTGCCCGATTTCGCAGCCCAGAGGATCACACGTTTCTGGAGACCTACATCTCCTTGCCCCGCAGTACCCTCATGTACCAGCGTGCAGAAGACGGACGCCTGCGCGCGGAATTCCTGGTGGATGCCCTGCTGTTTTCCGGGGCCGACACGGTCGCTCACCGGGCATGGCGCAACGTCGACTTTGCCGACAGTCTGGCAGAGACGCGGGGAGCCTTCAGCCTGTTCACCGTCGGCCAGTTCAATGTGCCTCGCGGCCACTACCGCGTGGACCTGCTGGTCGTGGACACCGCTTCGCGCGACACCGCCCGTGCCATATTCGACATCAAAGCTATCGCCTTCCCGGATAGCGGCCTCTGCCTGAGCGACCTGCAACTGGCCGCGCAGATCTCCCGCGATACCACGCATGGCCAGTTCACCAAGGGCAACTACTTGGTTCTGCCCAACCCTCCGGGCATCTACGGCACTACGCTGCCCATCCTGTACTTTTACGCCGAGGTCTACAACCTGACTTACGGGCACCCGGGCGATTCCGCCTCCTATCGGGTTAACTACTTCATCCTCAACGGCGAAGGGCAACGTGTCAAGGCCTTCCCCAGCAGCAGGAAGACAAAGCCCGGAACCTCGGCAGTGGAAGTCGGCGGGCTCAACATCATCACCCTGCCTTCTGGCACGTACTACATCGTCCTAGAGGTCGAAGACCCCACTACCGGCGAGCGGGCTTCGGTGATGAAAAAGTTCTTCGTCTACCGCGAGGGCGAAACATTCGCGGCTCAGCAGCAGAAGACACCCACAGGTAAGGGCTCGCCAGGGCTGGATGCCGAGCGGTACAACGTGATGAGCGAAAAGGAGCTCGACCACGAGTTTGAGGTGACGCGCTACATCAACACCGCCGAGGACCGCGCCACCTGGAAGAAGCTGAACCTGGCAGGCAAGCGCAATTTCCTGCGGGAGCTCTGGGCACGCATGGACCAAACCCCCGGCACGCCGGAAAACGAGTTCAAGCAGGACTACTTGGCGCGCGTGGCAGAAGCCAATGCCGTGTTCAGGGGGTTTCGCGAAGGATGGAAGACCGACCGCGGGCGCATCCTGCTGCAATACGGTCGGCCAGATGAGATCGAGCGTTTCCCCTTCAGCGCCGAGAACAAGGCGTACCACATCTGGCACTACTACTCCGTGCAGGGCGGCGTGATGTTCATCTTCGTGGATAAGCGGGAGATGGGCGACTTTGAGCTTGTGCACTCTACGGCGCGCGGTGAGCTGTTCGACGCCGATTGGCAGCGCTGGATAGACCCCAACCGGTAGCCCAGATCCATCCCTTGCTGCGCAGATTCATCGCACAACGCAAGGTCAAGCGCCCCGCTGCGCTTGACCTTTTGCCATAGGCCCCAAAAGGAGCACCTTCGGTGTGCGGAATATCCGGCATCGTCCATAAGGACAACACGCCCGTTGACAAGACGACCGTCGCGCAGATGACGGGGCTGGTTCGTCATCGTGGGCCGGACGGCGAAGGCTACTTCTTCGGTGCCCACTTTGCCTTGGGGCACCGCCGTCTGGCCATCCTCGACCTCACACCCGCAGGCAATCAGCCGATGCACTACCTCGACCGGTACGTGGTCGTCTTCAACGGGGAAGTCTACAACTTTGTCGAGCTGCGGCAGGAGTTGGAGGCGCTCGGCTACCGCTTCCGCACCCGCACCGATGTGGAGGTTGTCCTTGCCGCGTATGACTGCTGGGGTGAGCAGTGCGTGCACCGCTTCAACGGCATGTGGGCCTTTGCTCTGTACGACCGCCGACACGAAATCCTCTTTTGCAGCCGCGACCGGTTTGGCGTCAAACCGTTCTACTATGCCGAGACGGACAAGGCCTTTGCCTTTGCCTCCGAGATCAAGCAGCTTCTCCCTCTGTTCGGCGAGCGCCGCGCCAACCCCGGCAAGATCGTGGACTATCTTGTGCTTGGGCTTGAGGAGTACGATGACGAGTCTTTCTTTGCGGGCATCCGCAAGCTCCCCCCTGGCCACAATCTGCACTACGATGTGCGCAGTCACCGGCATGAGGTGAAGCGCTACTACGAGCTCCCCGTGGACAGTTCCCTTGCCCGGGTGGACGAGCGCGAGGCCATTGCCCTGTTCCGCAAGGAGCTGGAGCGTGCGGTGACCATCCGTCTGCGTGCCGATGTGCAGGTGGGCACCTGCCTGAGCGGCGGCCTGGACAGCTCCACGGTTGCCACCCTTGCCTCGGCCGCCTACCAGAGCCAGACAGGGCGCCGCTTTGTGGCCATCACCGCTAAGGCGAGCGATCCCCGCGTCGACGAGACGCCCTACGCCGAGCGGGTGGCACGGGCTGCGAACTTAGAGTGGCATGTGGTTGCGCCTCAGCGCGCGGACTTTATTGCAGCCTTGGAGGAGGTAGTGCGCGCTCAAGAGGAGCCCTTTGGCAGCCCTTCGGTCTTTCTCCAGTACTTCGTGATGCGCACTGCCCGCGAGGTAGGCTGTCCTGTTCTTCTGGACGGCCAGGGCGGCGACGAATGTCTGCTGGGCTACGAACGCTACTTTACCGCCTACCTGCGCTCCCTGCCTCTGCCGTCCATGGCCCGGGAATTCCTCAACTGCGCCCGGCATTCGCGGCTCTCGGCGTGGCGCTTGGCGCTCTTCACGTTCTACTTTCCGCGCGCCAGGGTGCGCCTGAGCCGCCTCAAGGCCCGCCACGCTTACCTGAAGCCGGAGCTCTTAGCGCAGGTCAACTCCTCGCTGGCCCGGCAGGTTGCGGAGAGCTTTGCCGACATCGTCGAGCTGCAGCGCCTCGAACTGACCCAGACCCAGCTCCCTCACCTGTTGCGCTACGAAGACCGCAACTCCATGCACTTTGCCGTAGAGGCCCGTCTGCCCTTCCTGGACTTTCGCCTTGCGGAAACGGCGCTTTCCCTGAACAACCGCCTGAAGATTCGCGACGGCTGGACAAAGTACATCGTCCGCGCCATCGAGGTGCTGCCGCCGGAGGTTGCCTGGCGCCGCGAAAAGGTGGGGTTCGAGGCGCCATTAGCCAGCTGGATGAATCCCCGCGAGCAATTTGTGCAGGAAATTGAGCGCAGTCCTCTGCTGCACCAGATGCTCACTCCCCAAGCGCTTCACTCTCCTGCCATGGCGCCGGACGATAGGGCCCTGTGGAAGCTGTTCAATGTGGCACTCTGGGCTCGCCTCTACGAGGTGACGCTATGACCGGCCGGCAGTTTGCCTGGAGTCACGGCCCCGCGCAGGGCTGCCTCGCGGCCAGTCCCCAAGTTACCTCCCACTGTGGGCCAAACGGGGTACCGCCACAGTTTCCGCCTGCGCTCAGGTGAATGAGCTGGTGCTTGGCCCAGTTCCGTGCCTTCCATGGCTGCGACGATGACGCCTGTGGAACCGACTCACGGCTATGAACCGGGCTATCGCGCTCTCCTGCGCAGTGGTGAGCTCAGGGAGCGGGTACGGGTGGCGGCTGCGCAGCTGACGGAGTGTCGGCTTTGCCCTCGGGCATGCGCTGTCAACCGGCTCGCCGGCGAATTGGGTTTCTGCGGCATGGGAGCCGAGGTGGTCCTGTACAAGCCCAAGGTGCACCTTGGCGAGGAACCGCCCATTTCCGGCACGCGTGGCTCCGGCATCCTCTTCTTCAGCGGTTGCACCATGGCTTGTGTCTTCTGCCAGAACTTCCCCATGAGCCATTGGCGGTCGGGACATGTGCTGTCGCCGGCGACGCTGGCAAGGGCGATGCTCTATCTGCAGCGGCGTGGGGCGCACAACATCAACTTGGTGACGGCCACGCACTTTCTGCCCCGCGTGCTCGAGGCCCTGCACCTGGCCGCCCGGCAAGGGCTGCACCTGCCCATCGTGTACAACTCCAGCGGCTACCAGTCCCTGGAAACGCTGCGGCTGCTGGAGGGAGTTGTGGACGTGTATCTGCCCGATTTCAAGTACGCAGACGCGGAGCTGGCGCGGCGCTACTCTGCGACGCCGGACTATCCGGGCGTGTGCCTGGCGGCGCTGCGCGAGATGTACCGCCAGGTGGGCGACCTGCAACTGGACGAAGAGGGCATTGCCCGCCGCGGGCTGCTGGTGCGGCACTTGGTCCTGCCGGGCGCCTTGCAGAACACGGAGCGGGTGCTCTCCACCATCGCCCGCGAGCTTTCGCCCAATGTGCACATGAGTCTCATGAGCCAGTACCTGCCCATTTGGGAGGCGCGCCGCTTTCCGGAGCTCATGCGCCGGGTTACTGAGGAGGAGTACCACCAGGCGCTCGCGCTGCTGGACCGCTACGGCCTGGAAAACGGCTGGGTGCAGGAGCTGGGGTGAATGGCCTCGCGAGCCAACGGGAAACCCTGCGTGCGCTGCCCCGGGTGCCTCCCCGCAGGTGGCTGAGCATCCCTGTACAACCAAGACGTTGGTTGCGGCCTCCTGGTGTACCTGCCGCGCGCCCCTTCTCACTTTCGCAGGGCGCAAAGGTGGCTAATTCGGGTCCCAGCGCACCGAACACAGGGCCTGGTACCCCGGCTCGCACCCGCAGTCAACGCACCGACCATAGCAATAGTCCGCGCCCACCCCACGGCAGCCACCTGCGCGGCAATTGGGATAGCCGAGCTCGCCGAGGCAAAAAGCGCACTTGACCTCGCCGCCTTCCGCACGGGCATTGGTGCCGCAGAGAAGAACGGAACTCACGTTGACCGCGGTGCGCGCGATCAACAGGCCCAGGGCCCAATTCATTATTCCCCCCTCGCCCCCCTGATGAATTCTTCCACCCGTTGGAGAGAGGTAACTTACCAACTGTAGACCTCAAGGCGTCCCTCGCCGGCCGAGGCGAGAAATGTGCGGGAGTGCGCAATCGCCAGAGAGAGCGCCAGGAAGTACCGCTTCACCCGCGGTGCAAGCGCTTTCCGGCACGAACAGCACACATTGCAAATCTGCGCCTGGCTCGAGTCGCAGGATGCCGAATTCGAACTGCACCCAGAGCTTGCCCGGCGGGTCAAACGACAACGCACCATATAGCGGGATGGCGGCAAAATCGGGCCAACCAGGTCCTAACCCCCTCTTTTTGCGGCGCCTGATTTCCGCCCCCTGGAACACATATCTCCACGCTACCCTTGCGGTCACGTCTACTACCGAGACGAAGGCCTCGTGCGGCCTCCCCACGGCCAGGTAGCGGCGGCCGTCCGTGGCCAGGCGCACGCGGTTCTGCGTCAGCAGCGCCCCAGTGGGATCAGAGTAACGCTTCTTCGGCCGCACATAATCGAAAAGAGACCCGATCAGATGCATGTGACCATCGCCCAACTCATAGAAGTGGACGATTTTGGAGCGGTAGGCAGGAAGAGGCCCAAAGGGAATGCACACCACGTTGCCGAACACCCCCAGCCCCTCGAACGGCACCACCTCCCAGTCCAGGGGATAGGAGTTCACAAAGCGTAGCGTGCTGTCAAACACCTGCAGGCGAAAGCAAGCATCTGCCACCAGCAGCCTCCCCTCCTGCACCGCCACCGCCGTCGGCAGGCTCAATTCCCCAGGACCTACCCCCCTCTGCGCTATCTCCCCCCTGATGGTAGCTGTGCTGTCCAGCTCAATGACGGCGTTCAGCTTCTCGTCGCAGACAAACACCCTCCCCCTCTGGTCGGCGGCTATGGCAATGGGTGCCCCCAACACCGGCTCCCCGGTGGCGGCACCTCCTTATCCCCCACGCTGCGCACCAAACGCAGCGCTCGCCGCGGCACCCGATGCAGATCGATGACCACTACCTCTGCAGCAGCAAGGAGACTATCAAATGGAAAATTGGCCAGCCTCCGCCCCCACTCGCTGCTCGGCGCCGCTCCCTTGGCAGGAGGCAGATGGCTTGCCACCTGGGGGTTCAGCCACAGCGTGCTCAGCACATTCTCAACTTGCCCTGCCCTCTCCAGCCGGCTCAGCGCCACAAGCACCTTGCCCCGCCCATCGCACACGAGCAGGCCACTGCCCGTGGTGGCCACGCCACAAGCCTGCCGCGCCCGGCCAGACCGGTCCACAAAGTACCTGACCCCCGGCGGCACACCCCCTGCGCAACAGTTCGCCAAGTCGCTCCCCAAGTGAGCCCAGCCTCAGCTGCACTTCCTCGTCCGCAAACAGGATCACCTCCACCGAGGCACGCCTTCTCCCCAGGTCGATCCCCGCGCGCCGCAGACGCTTATCCAGGTCTTGGCCCACCAGTGTCGTTGCCGCTTGCCGTGCCCGCCCTCCCTTGCTCCCCCGGCCCACCAGGAGCAGCACGGCGTTCACTGCAAGCAGCAGGCAAAAGACCACCACCAGGGTCACCAACCGCGTCTGCCGCTCGCCTGTCCTGGACTGCATGGCGCGAACCCTCCATGTGACAGCACGCATCCTCTGTAGCACCCCTCCCCTCCCTCTCCCGAACTGCAATGTACAAGAAGAAGCGTTCGTGTCAAGAGGGAAATCAAAAAATCTCGGGGAGGTCGGGCGCAGGGCCCGACCCAACGCGCGCAACTCGCGCGCTCTCACCGCGCACCGTCGTCAGTTCATTCCCCGGCCCACAGAAGACCTGCCGGCGTCTGTGCTGGCTCCCTCTCTTGCAATTTGAGCCCAACTTCGGCGGAGAAACATCGATAGTCCCGGCAGCTCCCGCACCATGGGGCCTGTTCGGCGCGCATCCGGAAAGCTTCTCTCCCCCTGCAAACAGCTTGACTTTTTCTCCGATTTGCGGTATCTTTTCCGCCAAAGCTCCCTATGCCACCAAAGTGGCCTACCCAACCGAAACAAGCAAGGAGGACACCTGATGGCCAAATGCTCTGCGTATTTCGCGCGTCCATGCCTGACCAGCAGCTTGATGGCGCTGGTCTTCCTGGCTCAGGCTGGGCGGCAGCTGCGCGGCCAGGCGAGCGATTGGGCCGATGGCCGACCAGATGGCTGCACCACCATCACCGTCGGGCGCAAGGCGTCCGCAAGCGGCTGGGTGAGTACCTCGCACACCTGCGACAGCCACCGCACCCACTCGTCGTTGGACATCGTGCCGGCGCGGCGCTACCGGCCCGGCACTCTGCTCACTTTGCGCAAACGCGCCAACAGCGACTCGCTGGCCATGCCCTCCTACCGCTGCGTCGCCGTCGGCCAGATCCCGCAGGCCGAACATACCCATGGCTACATCAACACGGCCTACCCGTGCATGAACGACCGCCAGCTGGCGGTGGGCGAGTCCACCTTCGGCGGCCGCGAAAGCCTGCGCTCGGACAAGGGGCTCATCGACTGCCAGCAACTGGTACGGCTGATGTTAGAGAGGTGCGCCACGGCGCGCGAGGCCATCCGCCTGGCCGACGAACTGACCCGCACCTATGGCTACAACGATGCGGGTGAATGCCTCACCATCGCCGATACCAAGGAAGTGTGGCACCTCGAGATTGTGGGGCCAGGCAAAGGGCAAGTGGGCGCCATCTGGGCGGCACAGCGCGTGCCCGACGACCATGTCTCGGTCAACGCCAATGCCAGCCGCATTCGCCAGATCGACCTTGGCAACCCTGACTTTTTCGTGGCCTCGGCCAACGTGTTCCAGGTAGCTCAGG from candidate division KSB1 bacterium includes:
- the asnB gene encoding asparagine synthase (glutamine-hydrolyzing) produces the protein MCGISGIVHKDNTPVDKTTVAQMTGLVRHRGPDGEGYFFGAHFALGHRRLAILDLTPAGNQPMHYLDRYVVVFNGEVYNFVELRQELEALGYRFRTRTDVEVVLAAYDCWGEQCVHRFNGMWAFALYDRRHEILFCSRDRFGVKPFYYAETDKAFAFASEIKQLLPLFGERRANPGKIVDYLVLGLEEYDDESFFAGIRKLPPGHNLHYDVRSHRHEVKRYYELPVDSSLARVDEREAIALFRKELERAVTIRLRADVQVGTCLSGGLDSSTVATLASAAYQSQTGRRFVAITAKASDPRVDETPYAERVARAANLEWHVVAPQRADFIAALEEVVRAQEEPFGSPSVFLQYFVMRTAREVGCPVLLDGQGGDECLLGYERYFTAYLRSLPLPSMAREFLNCARHSRLSAWRLALFTFYFPRARVRLSRLKARHAYLKPELLAQVNSSLARQVAESFADIVELQRLELTQTQLPHLLRYEDRNSMHFAVEARLPFLDFRLAETALSLNNRLKIRDGWTKYIVRAIEVLPPEVAWRREKVGFEAPLASWMNPREQFVQEIERSPLLHQMLTPQALHSPAMAPDDRALWKLFNVALWARLYEVTL
- a CDS encoding radical SAM protein; amino-acid sequence: MAATMTPVEPTHGYEPGYRALLRSGELRERVRVAAAQLTECRLCPRACAVNRLAGELGFCGMGAEVVLYKPKVHLGEEPPISGTRGSGILFFSGCTMACVFCQNFPMSHWRSGHVLSPATLARAMLYLQRRGAHNINLVTATHFLPRVLEALHLAARQGLHLPIVYNSSGYQSLETLRLLEGVVDVYLPDFKYADAELARRYSATPDYPGVCLAALREMYRQVGDLQLDEEGIARRGLLVRHLVLPGALQNTERVLSTIARELSPNVHMSLMSQYLPIWEARRFPELMRRVTEEEYHQALALLDRYGLENGWVQELG
- a CDS encoding GWxTD domain-containing protein, coding for MNSSAIRALALAALALLPLSTNQASGAVADSVRAPLQFTVDFARFRSPEDHTFLETYISLPRSTLMYQRAEDGRLRAEFLVDALLFSGADTVAHRAWRNVDFADSLAETRGAFSLFTVGQFNVPRGHYRVDLLVVDTASRDTARAIFDIKAIAFPDSGLCLSDLQLAAQISRDTTHGQFTKGNYLVLPNPPGIYGTTLPILYFYAEVYNLTYGHPGDSASYRVNYFILNGEGQRVKAFPSSRKTKPGTSAVEVGGLNIITLPSGTYYIVLEVEDPTTGERASVMKKFFVYREGETFAAQQQKTPTGKGSPGLDAERYNVMSEKELDHEFEVTRYINTAEDRATWKKLNLAGKRNFLRELWARMDQTPGTPENEFKQDYLARVAEANAVFRGFREGWKTDRGRILLQYGRPDEIERFPFSAENKAYHIWHYYSVQGGVMFIFVDKREMGDFELVHSTARGELFDADWQRWIDPNR